One region of Solanum pennellii chromosome 6, SPENNV200 genomic DNA includes:
- the LOC107022785 gene encoding cytochrome P450 82C2-like: protein MEIHILSHVEAIIGILVFFFLLFLIRKAKTWKNSKKFGPPPPQLPGAWPIIGHLPQILSDTLDGRNRSNKDGEIPLAHTLGALADKYGPVFTVRQGMFPIAVVSSYEAIKECFTTQDKNLANRVATCSCKYLGYDHANLTFANYGPYWRMVRKLVVNNLLSSKSLERLKHVRISEVESSIKELYTLFVANEAKNVPTKVDIGHWFDDMMLNITVKMIGGKRYSQVNNKEEEKEEAERFRKAFNETMYYIAIVGIEDAFPIPLLQWLDLQGNIKVMKRIADEMDVILQRWLDDHTKTRKNNNDSNDDDDQDLIDIMLTELDKDDFQYGYSRETIIKATMLTIVSDATHTTAVHLIWIIACLLNNKHVLEKVHEEIDTKVGKDRWIEDSDIKNLMYFQATIKEVLRLYPPSPMLVHEALADCQVLGYHISKGTRLFVNVWKLQKDPKFWPEPEKFLPERFLTTKAKVDVYGKDLEFIPFGSGRRSCPGITMAMQVTYLSIARLLQAFDFDLPNNDPLDMTEGPGFTAVKKIPLEVVVKPRMLPMYYGA, encoded by the exons ATGGAAATTCACATTCTTTCACATGTTGAAGCTATTATTGGAATTCTAGTTTTTTTCTTCCTATTATTTCTCATAAGAAAAGCAAAAACTTGGAAAAATAGCAAAAAATTTGGTCCACCCCCTCCACAACTTCCAGGAGCATGGCCAATTATAGGCCACCTCCCTCAAATCCTAAGCGACACGTTAGACGGTCGCAATAGGAGCAACAAGGACGGTGAAATTCCACTGGCCCATACCCTAGGTGCGTTAGCAGATAAGTATGGGCCAGTTTTCACCGTCCGTCAAGGGATGTTCCCAATAGCCGTTGTGAGTAGTTATGAAGCAATAAAAGAATGCTTTACTACACAAGACAAGAACTTAGCTAATAGAGTAGCTACTTGTTCTTGTAAATATCTTGGCTATGACCATGCAAATCTTACATTTGCAAATTATGGACCTTATTGGCGTATGGTTCGAAAACTGGTGGTTAATAATTTGCTATCGAGTAAGAGTCTGGAGAGGCTAAAGCATGTTCGAATTTCAGAAGTGGAGAGTAGTATCAAGGAGTTGTACACACTATTTGTTGCTAATGAAGCAAAAAATGTACCTACTAAAGTTGATATTGGCCATTGGtttgatgatatgatgttaAACATAACGGTGAAGATGATTGGTGGAAAAAGATATAGCCAG GTGAACAATAAAGAAGAGGAGAAGGAAGAAGCGGAACGTTTTAGAAAAGCGTTCAACGAAACGATGTATTATATAGCTATAGTTGGTATTGAGGATGCATTTCCAATTCCATTACTACAATGGCTTGATTTACAAGGTAATATTAAGGTGATGAAACGTATAGCTGATGAAATGGATGTTATTCTTCAACGTTGGCTTGATGATCATACTAAGACGAGGAAGAATAATAATGATtctaatgatgatgatgatcaagATTTGATTGATATAATGTTAACAGAGTTAGATAAGGATGATTTCCAATATGGTTATTCAAGGGAAACTATTATCAAAGCTACTATGTTG ACTATAGTTTCAGATGCTACACATACCACAGCTGTTCATTTGATATGGATTATTGCCTGCTTACTAAACAATAAACATGTACTAGAAAAAGTCCATGAAGAAATCGACACGAAAGTTGGCAAAGATCGTTGGATCGAAGATTCAGACATCAAAAACTTAATGTATTTTCAAGCAACAATTAAAGAAGTATTACGTTTATATCCACCATCACCTATGTTAGTTCACGAAGCCTTAGCTGATTGTCAAGTACTTGGTTACCATATTTCAAAAGGCACACGTTTATTTGTAAACGTGTGGAAACTTCAAAAAGATCCGAAATTTTGGCCAGAGCCTGAAAAGTTTTTACCCGAGAGGTTTTTAACCACTAAGGCAAAAGTTGATGTCTATGGTAAAGATTTAGAGTTTATACCATTTGGCTCTGGAAGACGATCGTGTCCTGGAATTACTATGGCCATGCAAGTGACTTATCTTTCAATTGCGCGTTTACTTCAAgcatttgattttgatttaccAAATAATGACCCGTTGGATATGACCGAAGGGCCGGGTTTTACCGCGGTTAAAAAAATTCCGTTGGAAGTTGTGGTAAAACCTCGTATGCTTCCTATGTATTATGGGgcttaa